A region of the Dermatophagoides farinae isolate YC_2012a chromosome 7, ASM2471394v1, whole genome shotgun sequence genome:
aatttcatttcctgttaatttgatttctattctatttatctatctgaaaaaaataatacttGAAATAatacaacttttttttgtcaatttttttctggttttgttttgttttgttttgatatctaaatttttttttctctctctctctccataTAAATAGACTATCGGAGAGTAAAAAAACACGTGTTCAAGCACCAAAACGAAGGCGGCAagcaaaggaaaaaaatccattagCACGAACATTGATTGCTATTGATTCATATCAAACATcatccaacaacaatgatataCCAACATCAAATGAAACTAATCATATGGATGATGTAAAGATTTCATCGACAAtgatctcatcatcatcatcatcatcaacaccgcAAACACCAAGTActccgacaacaacaacgacgataaCGAaagatgattcaaaatttgcATTATCAGCATTGGCCGGTTTGGCTAGTGTTGAAGATTTTAAATCCGTTGCAAATAAACTTCGTAGTAATAATGCTGTTGTACGTAATGATTCATGGCGTACAAtggatttaaaaaattcattacaatcaaaaatgttgataCAAATAAAAGGCCGTAGAAAAGCTCAAACACGTTTAATTGAACCACGATggcaatcattgaatcaaatggatAGTTTTATTCTCGTTACAAAGGATAAAATTATTGCCTATATTGGCCGATACTCAAACATTATTGAACGTACTAAATGTATGGAAATTGCCGATTTAATTCGTAAACGTAAAGATCTTTgttttcgttcatcatccAATGGTGTTGTACGATTGTTGGATTGTCAAAATGATATTACAACAAATCTATCGATGAATAATGCGTTACttatggaaaaattattaccacTACTACaggaattgaattttatccaagaaaatgattttgatgaatttgaaaaatccaTTTGCTCACCAATAATGGATATGGATCtggatgaagatgatgaattttatgaAGAATTTATTAATCATAGTAATCTTGTATATCAAGTTttgtatgatgaaaaatccgATTCAGATAAAGCTGAATTATTACCATTGGAAAATAATTGTGGCCGTCAACCACGACATGCTATACTGCAGCCAGATAAAGCATTAGTATTTGATTTTGGTAGCGAAATGTATGTTTGGCTGGGTAAAACCGTATCCAATGCCATACGTAAAAAAGCTGTTGAAGCAGCCAAAGATTTATGGTATCAAGGTTATGATTATActgaatttgattgttgtccATTGGGCAATGGCAACAATAcgacaataatcaaatctGATCGACGTCCAGATTGGACATGGTTCATACGtgtcaatcaaaatatggaacctattttattcaaagataaattcttcaattgGCCAGCATTTACATTGACACGTGCAGAAAAGAAATATCAGCCACGAAAATCATCGTTTTCggcgataacaacaacaacatcgaccaTTGAACCAAAGAAACATAAATGTTGTAAAAAAGATCTTTCAGCTGAATTGAATCTATTTCCAGTGGATGTTGATGCCGATATGATTCATAATGTACCAAAAGAACATGAACTTATATTGGAATGTATATCATTAGGACGTGGTGCTGGTGACACTATTCGCGATGAAGATGGTTTGCCAGTAAAAGTCCTTACATTGgatgttcaatgttttttcatcgatgaaTATGGTGATcgtattgaattgaatgaaatggatagaaattttttatgtAGTTCAGAATCTTATTACATCAGATGGAAATATCGTCTTGCACGTATAAGTAGATGTTTGAAAACTGGTGGTGAATCTCGTTATTCTGTCGAACAACATGGTGGCCGTGATCGTGTctgttattttgtttggcAAGGTAAAGATGCTCGTAATACACAACGTGGTATAACGGCATTGAATGCAATCGAAAAACTTCGTGTTGAAGGTGCCTCACAAACCTATGTTGAACATGGACACGAAGATCCGATATTTTTACGAATATTTCAAGGTTCATTGGTCATACAGAGTGgtaaacgacgacgacaaaatCATCCAATGAACGAATTTAGCAATCGATATCGAATGTTCATGTTACAGGATACATTACCTGAAGAACAATTTATGATTGAATTAGAATGTAGTTTTAAAAATCTTCGTAGCCGCATTTCATACCTGTTCGTGAATCCGGGCCATTCATCAAAAGTTTATTTATGGCATGGATGTAAAACCACCGGCGCAAAACGTCAAGAAATACGtacattttttcataaaaatatACTTAAAAATCGATCTCAAGAATTTGGATTTCCAGTCAACGATCCAATCACGGTGTATCAGCTGATTGATTTGGATGAAGCTCATGAAAGTCGAGAATTtatgaacatttttcaacaacaaaatcaacaacagattAGATCACCAGATTCAACGTTGACACGGCGACAATCTAAATCGAATTTACATCgtgatgtttatttttcactaATCGATGATCAACGTTCATATTGTTTTACACCacgtttatttcattttcaaacatcATCGGATCGAATATTTGAAGCAACGGAAATAACCACATCATATTATTCATCaccgaaatcatcatcatcgtcgtcgatGATCATCGTTAATTATCCATTTGTACAGGATGATATTTATGAACGAGCCAAAACAAAgccaacattttttcttttcgatgCTGAATATGAAGTTTATCTTTGGGAATCGAAAtatccattttttattaGCTCTAATCATGCCACTTTGGTCAAAgatgaccaacaacaacaacaacaacagcaacagaaacgaaaaaaatcaattgatgatgatgatgatgatggaaaaaaacaaatgccaaaaatgattgatattgaagaagaaattcAATCAGAATGTAATATGACTACGGGTTTTGCTACACAACTTTGGCTTGCCGAACGTAAATGTGCATTGGAAACTACACTTGCATATTGTCATGGTATTTTTATatcaacatttgaatgaaatttttaaatttttttttttaaatttttttttgcatctcAACTTTAGCAAAAAATTCTGCCGAACCACCAAAATCATATGTAATATCAGCCGGTCTGGAACCGGATTCATTTTGTGGCCTATTTCCAACATGGACCtattatgataatgttgcCAAATTACATATTCAGGTTtgtggtgattttttttgttgtcaaaaaaaaaaaattttaatttgaaaatatatacacacacacacaggatgGACGAAAACCAGGCGAACAGATACTTGTGCAAGAAGTTCTTTCACAAATGGAagatatcaatcaatccacATATGGCTACGAAGAATTAAAACGACGTCCATTACCTGAAGGTATCAATATTCTTTGTTTGGAATCCtatttggatgatgaagaatttgaggtaataattttttattattcttgattTTCCCCCATGTTGAatctaattttattattattattattaatatactCACACATGCAGAAAGTATTCGCCATGAATCGTgaagaattttgttcattaccAACATGGAAACAGAAATTAATCAAACAGGACAAGGAATTATTTTAATTGcgatttaattgatttgaattgaaacattttttttaaacatatGCTTTTACGATTTTtgaatgtgattttttttttggtggctCATGTCCacactttttttatttattgtatttttataatgatttgattttacaagaaaaaaaaaatgaaataaaaaaaaatttttttcgaattcaaaaaaaaaacaatcgatactTGAACAGTAATCGATAGTTTATCGATGCAGACAAGACAAGACTAAACACAACTTGCAGCTGATTTTTGATAGCTTTactttttgaatttttaaatttttaatatttttttcttcatttttaaatttgtgatttttgtcgtaagaaatttttattcaccaatgaaagaaataaaaaatgaatcatcattatccagtaagttggtttttttttgctctttgATGTGTTTGgaatatgaaattttgtCTTTCGTAGAACCGCCGAATGATTCAAGTTTATTGGAATATATTCGATGTGAACTAAAACGTGGCTATTTACTAcagaatgatgaacaaagaTATCGTGAAcggagagaaaaattttacattttccTTAAAATTCCATACAAATTGGAAACTGTaagttgaatttgaaattttttttttcgaatgataattttttttttttttttttgatgttttacttttcattcattcaacaagtttttattctatggattttttcaatgtgttGACGCCTTTCTATTTGTACTTACATTTCTACCATTTCGTTTAATATTGGCCTTATTGTCATGTTTATTTCGTATGACGCATATGataatcagatttttttatacattcaatttgaaaaaaagctttCAAACAGTATCCATATTGAATGCTGCCGAAACCTGTGATATACTCAAAGGAATCAttctatttgtttcattctatatgattgataatattgaaatttcaatattttatcatcaaattaaaagtcaatcaattataaaattgtacatatttttcaatatgcTTGAAGTTGCCGAtaaattattgtcatcattcgGTCAGGATATATTGGATACATTGTATTGGACGGCCACTGAACCACAGACCAAAAAACGGcattatatttttatattttttcacctattattggccattttttatgtttgtaAGTTTGTCATCCAGTTGtgtgatgaatttcaatttaatttaaaaccgaatttttgtttttttagttGCCCACACCATATTAGTGCTACTACAGgcaacaacattgaatgttgctataaattcaaaaaacaagGCTCTCATTACGATTATGATGTCCAATAATGTAAGTTTCAATTGATATATGATAATTGTGCTGCATAATTTgctaattctttttttttgtttttgttttttagttTGTCGAACTTAAAAGTAtggtttttaaaaaatttgaaaaaaacaatctatTCCACATGTCATGTAGTGATGTACGTGAACGGTTACATTATATTGTATTGTTGGCCGTGGTCATCATACAAACAATGAAAGAATATAATTGGTCTGATCGTCAATTATGGATTTTATTGCCCGATTGTTTAATGGTTTTAATGGTGGAAATTTTTGTCGATTGGTTCAAACATGCATTCGTAACAAGATTTAATGAAATTTCCTACGATGTTTATGAATATTATTCACTTTCATTAGCATATGATTTAGTTGGTAGTAAACTTAAAAGTGTAAGTCATGCCATTCTTGTTCTaaagattttgaaaataactttttcattcattcatttaggCTTTTTCCGATCATTCGGATATTGTATCCAGACGTATGGGTTTCATTCCATTACCGCTTAGCGTTTtagtgatgaaaatttttttcagttcatttcatttcaacgaTATTTATTCCTGTCTTTGTCTTTTGTTCCTATTTTTAAGTATCATAACATTTAAATTGGTTGTTAATATTGTACTACTTGGACTTTCTTGTAAATGGGTGGAAGAACATCAAAAATCGTTAGAAGAAAAAGTGGCAAAAGCATTAGGTGGCCATTCGGCTAGTTTACCAGCATCACGTCACAATAGTGTATCGGATTTAACCATTTTAAATGAAGAAAGTGCATTACATGTCATTCGTAATAAATTGGAACAagaacatcaacaacaacaacaactacagcaacagcagctgCAGCAGCAATCACCAATGAAAACGGCGACGATGACGACTACAAGAAGTACACCACATTCACCATTGAATGGTAGTCCAAGAAATAGCCTGGAAGATATATCTGAACAGGTTGCCATTGTACAGAAATCATTAGaatcatcgataatattATCCGATTCAACGGTTTCATtaatatcaatgaatgatggacGTAATGTTCGATTGccaaaaaaatcgacaattCCATCATTAACAACACAACATCCAGAAGAagagaatgatgaaaatgaaataaaaattatagctgatgatgatgatgatgataataatcaaacaaaatcgacatcaataaaaacaactaTAATGACAACATTGGCTAAAAAACGAGCCAATATTTTACGTCGTGTATCATTACAAGAATTGCCgacaaatattcatcatggTGGTAATCGGATTGATAATTCTGAGAAtttgcaatcatcatcatcatcatcgacaacaacagcagcagcaacaacaacgacaacaacaactttatcatcccaaatgaaaaaaccgaaaatgtcttgaagacaaaaaaaaatttttttttccaccgtTATCCGTGTTTTTCtctatttatttgtttcgcatctaaaaatataatttgtgacaaaatgtaaaaaaaaagaaaaaaaaataattgaacatgatccaaaattgataaatgttaatcaatcaacaacatcgtgGGGAAGAAAAGTGTATGGGgatatatcatcaacatttaatCCATCTAGGAAATGAAtgggatgaaaaaaacaatgatgatgatgatgatgatgatgatgataatcattggaaagccatcaaaaaaaacgaaattgtATCTCATCacatcaaataaacaacaacaatatatatgacgatgtctttttcatttcattagtttttgaatcagaaaaaaactttttcttcattttgcttgttgtttcattaaccttgtttgttgttgttttttttcaatcaatttttgatctGTCTGCatgtaaattgtttttttgagggttttttttcgttgagcttttgattcatttcatttcattcagatTCCAATCAGTCTTTGTGgccatgatcatgataattttttttctctcttgcTTTCTCTTGATTTaatcgttgttttttcttctcgatgatgattatattcgtcgaagagaaaatttattttttttttcaaaatttggaAACTGGGACAAAAttaagaaaatgatgatccaacaacaacaacaaaaaaaagaatcattttgaaattctgtatacaaacaaaaaaaaaataattcaaatttcgaatgaatataaaaatctgtaatacaaatttttttccccttcCTTAAATTCAAAAGGCggagcatcatcatcaaaatgtttacatttttatttgcttctactttttgtgtgtgtgtgtacaagTGGGAGGACAGTCAAAATTTAcatgcgtttttttttcgttaattaattcatttgaacatGTTGGCCCACATGTGTGTAGAtgtagtcaaaaaaaaaaaaaatgcacacacaaaagtagaaaaaaattgtagtAGGAACTTTTAATTTTCTgaattgccaaaaaaaaaaaaaaaaatatcaagccggaataaaatgaagagagagagagagagatggagaaattttttttcaatttaacgAAATTGtgagaatttttcttcattcttcattattcatttcaatcatgaaTGATCAACGTTATATATGGTGGTTGTAGGGTGTAGTCACAATTAAATGTCTTAGGTTATGTTCTACTGGGTAGTGGtatacaaaaatgaaacatttgaaatgattaaaaCTGCTAGATGTGATACATaaagtttttcattgtgACCATATAGATAtagtttttttatgtttcgtttgttgatgatgatgctgttgCTCGGTATATGTTCGATTttatatgtgtatgtgtgtgttgtgtgtgtgtgttacatTTGTACTGATGATGTATATGTGTgctgcattttttttttttttttttttttgatttttaagaTCTTAAAAATTAAgattaagatttttttttcatcaaaatctttACGATAAATTAATTACCAACTAATTTTTCCCAAATTTATGGTTATGGTTGTCGATTTattgagaagaaaaaaagaataaaaatgaaattctgaCATTGTGTTGATTTTGCTGATCTGATAATGTGTTAATGAATGaccaaatcaatcatcatcttaaaAATTGCATCtgtaaatcatcaaattgtgtccgaaaattttttgtttctgaagacaaatttttttcacaacgATATGGTTATGTATTAGCCATTTAGattgaaaatcgattgaaacaaaaaatcattcgatttttttttcatttgttgtgtTAATGATCAATAcagtgttgttttttttccaattcaactACTACTGATAACTACTGTTGTTGGCCtcgatataaaaaaaaacatttatttcgTATATCTattattgcaaaaaaaaaacaaaacaaaattgactttattcaatcaatctgtTGCTTAATGTGACAATGTATCTTCATCTTTGATTGAtctttaatcatttttcaaagatTCTTTTCCATATTCTTGCATCATTGAGTAACAAggcaccaaaaaaaaaatcaaattactAATACAAGCCATTTAATCAGCGCCCAAAAATGCGACCAaatattgtttcatttctatttgaCAATCGCTTCTTTTGTTgtctgtcatcatcatcatcatcaataaagtATTTGTCAATagtaaatttgaattcaacaaaaattacagaattattgattgaataaagaaaaaatttgattcaaaaaaaggGAACAAtccaattcaaatcaattataatcaatgacGAAGATTATCGAAAGTCCATATTATCAAAATCTCATTTTTgctatatatgtgtgttatcatcatcgaatagtCTCGAGTCAGTtttctgattgattttcGAATCAAAGTCAACATTGTATTAGTTTGTACATTGTGtctttgtatgtgtgtgtgtgtatggtgtatttggattttgttggccaaatgataatgtcatcttgattattgttttcatcatcatcatcattgaatgaacgCAATATTTTTgcttgaacattttttttctgctttgtCGTTGTGACATgaacaaattgttgttgtttttttttctaattgtTTTCAAGAATCTActgtctctgtgtgtgtgtgtgtatgtttgtactggacagatttattttttatttgtctgtttttgacattgtcattttgtttgattagtaatcatcatcatcatcattttcgtcgtcgtcgtcctcgtcgttgttgttgtataattgataataaaaatttttttgtttgtcataaaaaaaaacaccaaatGTCTATACTTCGTGGAacgaaaaaacttttattgGCTGCCGGTCTAGCTGGTTGTGGTGCAGCTGCAGCCGTATTATTTACCGGTCTACATAAAGATACTGAAAGTTTTAAAGCACATGCATCATCTgcctcattattattacctgATTATAAATTTATAAATCTACATAATTATATAGCAACAAAATGGGATTATAATTGGGATAGACGTGAACCGAATTCATTAATAGCACCAATAAAAGGTGATTTTGGTTCATTACCTGAATGTGATcaagatgattataatcgTCGTTTAGAAAAGGCaaaatcaacagcaacaagacATCTATTATTAATACGACATGGCCAATATCGTATGGATGCCGATACTGATGAATTACGGCAGCTAACATCATTAGGCCGTGATCAGGCTAATCGTATTGGTGAAAGATTAAAAGAATTAGATCTACCATATACACGTAttataaaatcaacaatgacaCGTGCAACCGAAACGGCAGAAATTATACATACACATCTACCGGATATACCGATGACTGCATGTGATTTTATTCGTGAAGGTTCACCAATCGTACCGGAGCCACCAATTTCCAATTGGAAACCTGAACCAAAGGTATCAACATTATTTGTATATATTatgttattatattatttacaccggaaaatgttttatttttctcaatttaacttttgacatttttattcattcatgacAATGCAAGTAATTCTttgtaatttgtttttgattgctgaaaatattcgatttttggttttgggtttttttttctacaaaagaaaaaagttttgttaAATTCTCTAACACAAAatcttaaattttttttttcattgaaacaaaattctaaCCGTTATTTTTATAGGAATGTAGttgtagtaaaaaaaaatttaaagatTATGGATATTCTTAGATGTGTTTTCAAGGTCTTTCTTTCAAAATAAGAATTGTGAATCTTCAAAACGAAATTCTTTTAACATATTCATTTAGGTTTTATATAGCAATCATTAATggattatttaattttttttttttgaaacaaaaaaaaccatattcatcattcaaacagCTAATGATGAGCTATACgcattttctttgttttgtgtttagattcatttgaacaaaacaaagctaaagtgcagaaaaaaaatgtcaattccTTGTTATTTCCCACGCTGCTTGTTTCCACattggtttgattttttttttcatttatttatcttttttcCCCTTAACCACAATTAggttgtttctgtttttttttttgtttgtttgtctcaAAAGGGGATTTATATCGATGGTTAGGATATTTGTTTCTCCttcttttccatcatcatcatcatcaacatcatgtaAATTATCTtctgtcaatttttttttcattcaaaaccattattatcattttaataCAACTGTATGTATTTGAAAAtctcgtgatgatgatgatgatggtggtatgAACATGGttaataatgtgtgtgtgtgtttgtgtttgtttggttttctgaatttgattatttcattcaaaatgaattaatcaaatgatgatgatgatgatgaaaaatctgattgattattatctaaTCATTtgcaatcaatcgatcgattaaatcaattaatttaacagaaaaaaaataataaataaattttcatcatcatttttttttctcttgaatgttgaaataataatttagtCTATAATATATAGAGAGTTTATTATCACATAGACTttattggagaaaaaaaccaaaaccaaaatttttttttcattctccaTTCGATCAATCgtcattgataatttttcatatagATTTTATATTCAGGGTATTACCataattatgaatgatgaatgattagGATTAGGATTTTATATTTGGCCTATTTGAGAGCTAAAAAAGATAAGGCAAATCATCATCCCTTTCGTTCTTTGGAATTAAATCTGAATGGAGAATgtttgcaacaacaacaacaacaacatcaacggcgaaaaaatggaaaatttcctTGATCaaaatccattcaattctttttttttcttgttgattattttgacaTTGCGACATTATGACAAAGtgttagatttttttttctttctctctctctctgtttaTTGACAACAAATATGATTTGGTTTTCCTGtttatatacacacaaacaatgatgTGTCCTCGCCACTGGCATTTTCTGTtgtcattgaatgataattttttttttgctgttttttaatttaaatttttcaattactaatttttttttgtttacttttcatttgtttgattttttgttgtgaaaaaaaaatttctatagCAGTTTTTCCAGGATGGTGCCCGTATTGAAAGTGCATttcgaaaatattttcatcgtGCTGATCCATCACAGAAACAAGATAGCTACGATATACTTGTCTGTCATGGAAATGTGATtcgttattttgtttgtcgtGCATTACAATTTCCACCGGAAGGATGGCtaagattttcattatataattGTAGTATGACATGGGTTGCCATCAAACCAAGTGGACGTGTTATTGTCTATACGGTTGGTGATACTGGCCATTTATCTCGTGCTCAAATGACGACCAAttagtagtaataataatcagtgaaaatactaaaaaaaagtgccgataataagtaaaaaaaaaaaatattagaagaattttatcatttgataaaCATATATAATACGTGTAtggatttattcattttgtaatttttaaatcaatcatcgaattttcaatattgccatcctcatcatcatcatcatcatcgatcttTGATAGTCTGGATCATGTTgccatatgaaaaaaaaacgatttcatcataaaaaacaagaaaaaaaattcaatcatcgtcatcatcatcatcatatttattcgtatcgatttaaaaaaaaacaaatctcaAAACACTTTCAATACagatatatacacacacacacacacatctacattatatattttttatatgaatCTACTACCACTCTACTACTGTTACTTTTCTCAACAAATTGATACgaacattcaaattcatataaacaatttacatacactcatacacacataccggaaacaaattttcacatcaaatgtttattgttggctttttttccgttatagaattcttcttttcttcaataattgatttcaattcaatcagaatggaatcaattgaaaaattctcttccaatttttttttcatatattgtaatcatttcaatcaattttttctcttcttttcatttgaaaattatcttttgatttcaattttcattgttataaTCACTTATATAATCTCAACAttgtcataatcattatgtgtaaattataaataataatatagtcattattattttgatcatcgatttattgatgatcaaattattttttttttgtttgtttgtttgttcattaggatcattattatttttttcagattttcaatttttttttttgtttctcaaatctgattttcttcattcattcatttattcattctttttttttgccatttaaaattaaacttatcatcaac
Encoded here:
- the LOC124496539 gene encoding supervillin-like codes for the protein MDDNNSEMKSNIMNRIQTINNQLMNKSNHQQSKNYENNIQNRRWSYANTNVNRTIGQQKSSCQIVESLNESKVNMATINSDSLNNDNGSCNQEISTKVKNEEISSSSSSSSSSSSSSLSLKDGENCNDNYRVDGGETINNKNILPSNNDETTDSSSPAFYTITKPMMMMTNFSFDQSTTVTTTTNTNLKPILKRKDSLDKLMGGISKNHHQDPNLPPPILKKRDSLCSTLNTDSTGGNIDLSSSSSSSPSGSNINPNNGMAALSLQQPPPSILKNRHQQQPRGSYSFDETLNNHRTDGIRSPSDDSQYHHQQQQPYQLKPILKKKSWSTESGTDHFGHSTIGSNSTNEYQVKGILKSTSIDRSPPQQSSLSSSPTGGSSLLTTIKMISSKIDDHDPETTTVSYLYSNSHVTTSAQSTTTITTLSSNTTAGLKSILKPSSTTNRQRNRLRSTSLSPTASTDSLSLLSSNTDESEESSSSSIIRNNNRKSAFRKRTSLDGNSVVNIIRGTSGGDDDDGYSTTTTIKPLFRLFNKNKFNEISVINNNQSTIQSCSSGAAATIIKPILKSNNCQQQHQCSTTITASNESDNDNESAQSSSFLNSNDNDDDNSMSSSSSSSSSSSSSSSLAATSLMETLPPPDNKNDDDDDDEQSSSSSPSSLSAMRIMSTLPTTMMMTTTTTSSSLDTVIASRVQASPSSSANRINNRNNNEKMVRKVRPKSCFVIGVADDYNDDDDGCGGGGGGGGGNNFVADGSNTTISISERLAKLKQNGENGWRQRIVHRDHRQSTTTTTKSMLTATNSLRLDNNNTNESKIANRLSALMDSQSQWRSRVPEKDAQKFTVASKLSNNSNNTTPTTNDDKGMDKVVLRETPKRHGLRGSTLSERKLGAISSKLNTVLGKDKNPFSGPSPLRSPKPMEKTKSNDDDEQQCERSIIITKKTTKPESITILKPDDEESFGSFYGFNANTMDELLKPSSSSSSTTTLQSSSSDNEQSHSLSTLDTTTTSSIKLLSESKKTRVQAPKRRRQAKEKNPLARTLIAIDSYQTSSNNNDIPTSNETNHMDDVKISSTMISSSSSSSTPQTPSTPTTTTTITKDDSKFALSALAGLASVEDFKSVANKLRSNNAVVRNDSWRTMDLKNSLQSKMLIQIKGRRKAQTRLIEPRWQSLNQMDSFILVTKDKIIAYIGRYSNIIERTKCMEIADLIRKRKDLCFRSSSNGVVRLLDCQNDITTNLSMNNALLMEKLLPLLQELNFIQENDFDEFEKSICSPIMDMDLDEDDEFYEEFINHSNLVYQVLYDEKSDSDKAELLPLENNCGRQPRHAILQPDKALVFDFGSEMYVWLGKTVSNAIRKKAVEAAKDLWYQGYDYTEFDCCPLGNGNNTTIIKSDRRPDWTWFIRVNQNMEPILFKDKFFNWPAFTLTRAEKKYQPRKSSFSAITTTTSTIEPKKHKCCKKDLSAELNLFPVDVDADMIHNVPKEHELILECISLGRGAGDTIRDEDGLPVKVLTLDVQCFFIDEYGDRIELNEMDRNFLCSSESYYIRWKYRLARISRCLKTGGESRYSVEQHGGRDRVCYFVWQGKDARNTQRGITALNAIEKLRVEGASQTYVEHGHEDPIFLRIFQGSLVIQSGKRRRQNHPMNEFSNRYRMFMLQDTLPEEQFMIELECSFKNLRSRISYLFVNPGHSSKVYLWHGCKTTGAKRQEIRTFFHKNILKNRSQEFGFPVNDPITVYQLIDLDEAHESREFMNIFQQQNQQQIRSPDSTLTRRQSKSNLHRDVYFSLIDDQRSYCFTPRLFHFQTSSDRIFEATEITTSYYSSPKSSSSSSMIIVNYPFVQDDIYERAKTKPTFFLFDAEYEVYLWESKYPFFISSNHATLVKDDQQQQQQQQQKRKKSIDDDDDDGKKQMPKMIDIEEEIQSECNMTTGFATQLWLAERKCALETTLAYCHAKNSAEPPKSYVISAGLEPDSFCGLFPTWTYYDNVAKLHIQDGRKPGEQILVQEVLSQMEDINQSTYGYEELKRRPLPEGINILCLESYLDDEEFEKVFAMNREEFCSLPTWKQKLIKQDKELF
- the LOC124497268 gene encoding transmembrane anterior posterior transformation protein 1 homolog, translating into MKEIKNESSLSKPPNDSSLLEYIRCELKRGYLLQNDEQRYRERREKFYIFLKIPYKLETFLFYGFFQCVDAFLFVLTFLPFRLILALLSCLFRMTHMIIRFFYTFNLKKSFQTVSILNAAETCDILKGIILFVSFYMIDNIEISIFYHQIKSQSIIKLYIFFNMLEVADKLLSSFGQDILDTLYWTATEPQTKKRHYIFIFFHLLLAIFYVFAHTILVLLQATTLNVAINSKNKALITIMMSNNFVELKSMVFKKFEKNNLFHMSCSDVRERLHYIVLLAVVIIQTMKEYNWSDRQLWILLPDCLMVLMVEIFVDWFKHAFVTRFNEISYDVYEYYSLSLAYDLVGSKLKSAFSDHSDIVSRRMGFIPLPLSVLVMKIFFSSFHFNDIYSCLCLLFLFLSIITFKLVVNIVLLGLSCKWVEEHQKSLEEKVAKALGGHSASLPASRHNSVSDLTILNEESALHVIRNKLEQEHQQQQQLQQQQLQQQSPMKTATMTTTRSTPHSPLNGSPRNSLEDISEQVAIVQKSLESSIILSDSTVSLISMNDGRNVRLPKKSTIPSLTTQHPEEENDENEIKIIADDDDDDNNQTKSTSIKTTIMTTLAKKRANILRRVSLQELPTNIHHGGNRIDNSENLQSSSSSSTTTAAATTTTTTTLSSQMKKPKMS